The following are from one region of the Qipengyuania flava genome:
- a CDS encoding acyl-CoA thioesterase — translation MTLPSFPDGTLDGDTHFYAVRVYYEDTDLSGITYHANYLRWFERARSDLLRQLEIDQRSAIEAGEGAYAVAEVNLKYLRPAKLDDDVLIETRCTELKAASCRMHQRAFRLAGGERELLAEAHLRVGFVSPEGRPKRQPEEWRAAFARFAEQGDQ, via the coding sequence ATGACCCTGCCATCTTTCCCCGACGGTACGCTCGACGGCGACACGCATTTCTATGCGGTGCGCGTCTATTACGAAGACACCGATCTTTCGGGCATCACCTATCACGCCAACTACCTGCGCTGGTTCGAACGGGCGCGCAGCGATCTCCTGCGCCAGCTCGAGATCGACCAGCGTTCCGCGATCGAGGCGGGCGAGGGCGCCTATGCCGTGGCCGAGGTCAATCTGAAGTATCTGCGCCCGGCAAAGCTGGACGACGATGTGCTGATCGAGACGCGCTGCACCGAACTTAAGGCCGCGTCATGCCGGATGCACCAGCGTGCGTTCAGGTTGGCGGGCGGAGAGCGCGAACTTCTCGCCGAGGCACATTTGCGCGTCGGCTTCGTTTCACCCGAAGGCCGGCCCAAGCGCCAGCCCGAAGAATGGCGCGCGGCCTTCGCGCGTTTTGCCGAGCAAGGGGACCAATGA
- the tolQ gene encoding protein TolQ, whose translation MSSLTFLAAAAPTRLDPIQLFLDADIVVQLVMAGLLLASIWVWTIIVSFSLRMSKLRKQSIQYETEFWQAESFDRFTSERGNKDIPASRVAQAAVAEWRRSTKAGVRDAEALRGRIVTAMDSQIALEADDIAERLNFLATVGSVAPFVGLFGTVWGIMNSFFQIGAQESSSLAVVAPGISEALFATAIGLFAAIPAVIAYNRFSHRVDRYEARLQRFADRLNATFSRQLEAR comes from the coding sequence ATGAGCTCGCTAACTTTTCTCGCCGCCGCCGCACCGACCCGGCTCGATCCGATCCAATTGTTCCTCGATGCCGACATTGTCGTCCAGCTCGTCATGGCCGGATTGCTGCTGGCCAGCATCTGGGTGTGGACGATCATCGTCAGCTTCAGCCTGCGGATGAGCAAGCTGCGCAAGCAGTCCATCCAGTACGAGACCGAATTCTGGCAGGCCGAAAGTTTCGATCGCTTCACCTCGGAACGCGGCAACAAGGACATTCCTGCCTCGCGCGTTGCACAGGCCGCAGTGGCCGAGTGGCGCCGCTCGACCAAGGCGGGTGTGCGCGATGCCGAGGCGCTGCGCGGCCGGATCGTGACGGCCATGGACAGCCAGATCGCGCTGGAGGCGGACGATATCGCCGAGCGGCTGAACTTCCTCGCCACCGTGGGCTCGGTCGCGCCCTTCGTTGGTCTCTTCGGCACGGTCTGGGGCATCATGAACAGCTTTTTCCAGATCGGTGCGCAGGAAAGCTCCTCGCTCGCCGTGGTCGCGCCCGGCATTTCCGAAGCGCTGTTCGCCACTGCGATCGGCCTGTTCGCTGCAATCCCGGCCGTGATCGCCTACAATCGCTTCAGCCACCGTGTTGACCGCTACGAGGCACGCCTCCAGCGCTTCGCCGATAGGCTGAACGCGACCTTCAGCCGCCAGTTGGAAGCGCGCTGA
- a CDS encoding ExbD/TolR family protein: MAMGLASGGGGRRRGRGSRRRPMSEINVTPFVDVMLVLLIIFMVTAPLLTAGVPIDLPDSRASQLPNEQQQQVTIAIDRAGYVYIDDVEVPVGGLPQALESLPRGGGEGPDITLRADRAIEYGRVMAVMGELNRAGLNRISLITNSAAPAAVNPGSSNEE; the protein is encoded by the coding sequence ATGGCGATGGGGCTCGCCTCTGGCGGTGGAGGGCGACGACGCGGCCGCGGTTCGCGCCGCCGGCCAATGTCCGAGATCAACGTGACGCCCTTCGTCGACGTCATGCTTGTGCTGCTGATCATCTTCATGGTCACCGCGCCGCTGCTGACCGCAGGGGTGCCGATCGACCTTCCCGATAGCCGTGCCTCGCAACTGCCGAACGAGCAGCAACAGCAGGTCACCATCGCCATCGACCGGGCAGGCTATGTCTATATCGACGATGTGGAGGTGCCGGTCGGCGGTCTGCCGCAGGCGCTTGAAAGCCTGCCGCGCGGCGGCGGGGAAGGGCCCGACATCACGCTGCGCGCCGACCGTGCGATCGAATACGGCCGCGTCATGGCGGTCATGGGCGAGCTGAACCGCGCCGGATTGAACCGCATTTCGCTCATTACGAACAGCGCAGCGCCGGCAGCGGTCAACCCCGGTTCATCGAACGAGGAATAG
- a CDS encoding energy transducer TonB: MESRGIRAEERTGLIVAVVLHLALLAMLIVQGLFPAPVIDPPQRMTVSLAEDVGMAATAPDPVAESRASVAPMLDLTTAPTPEQDQPVPPEAERPTPQAQPQSSAPSSRTDSRPRRRPDPPRTQAQPQRSESRGGSRLGDNFLSGAGDSTTTSETRTPASQIGASTKASLFQAVARQLRPHWQPPSGPDVDKIVTKVRFRLNPDGTLASPPSVVGQRGVTATNSAQAGRHGEQAIRAVQLAAPLDLPEEYYEAWKLITVDFDWRLAQ, encoded by the coding sequence ATGGAGAGCAGAGGCATCAGGGCAGAGGAGCGGACCGGACTGATCGTCGCGGTCGTGCTGCATCTTGCGCTGCTGGCGATGCTGATCGTCCAGGGTCTGTTTCCCGCACCCGTCATCGACCCGCCGCAGCGCATGACGGTGAGCCTTGCCGAGGATGTCGGCATGGCGGCCACCGCTCCCGATCCGGTTGCCGAAAGCCGTGCCTCGGTCGCCCCGATGCTCGATCTCACCACCGCGCCGACGCCCGAGCAGGACCAGCCCGTGCCTCCCGAGGCGGAGCGTCCCACCCCGCAGGCGCAGCCGCAATCGTCGGCGCCTTCGTCCCGTACCGACAGCAGGCCGCGCCGCCGGCCCGATCCACCGCGCACCCAGGCCCAGCCCCAGCGCAGCGAAAGCCGCGGCGGTTCGCGCCTTGGCGACAACTTCCTCTCTGGTGCCGGTGACAGCACCACGACGAGTGAAACACGCACCCCTGCGTCGCAGATCGGTGCCAGCACCAAGGCGTCGCTGTTCCAGGCGGTGGCACGGCAGCTGCGCCCCCATTGGCAGCCGCCCAGCGGTCCGGACGTCGACAAGATCGTCACCAAGGTCCGGTTTCGCCTCAATCCCGACGGCACGCTCGCCTCGCCCCCCAGCGTGGTGGGCCAGCGCGGCGTGACCGCTACCAACAGCGCGCAGGCCGGCCGTCATGGCGAACAGGCCATTCGCGCCGTCCAACTTGCCGCCCCCCTCGATTTGCCGGAAGAGTATTACGAAGCATGGAAACTGATCACCGTGGATTTCGACTGGAGACTGGCGCAGTGA
- the tolB gene encoding Tol-Pal system beta propeller repeat protein TolB, which yields MKYCLIAAAALFAAPLAAQNQDLGQPLPEGGEVETIDESEGLSGSVSFEGNLDDLGIAIPGFATDRDVATPANASGTAALGKELARVITADLRNNGLFKPTGPDALPQPSFADITAPSWPTWSNRGAEMLVHGYVRGRGDGRLTVGCYLYDMALQSELIREGWVVQPADWRRAAHKCADLIYSRLTGESPFFDSRIAYIAETGPKDNRTKRLAIMDSDGANHRFITTGRSTALTPRYSPDYRQLSYLSYVDGNPRIYVYDIGTGRQTLVTQSSNPTFAPRWSPDGRWLLYSMAVNGNTDIYRVSARGGESVRLTNTPGIDIGGSYSPDGSRIVFESDRSGSQQCYVMNADGTNQRRISFSGGRCATPEWSPRGDQIAFTNASSFNISVMTPSGGSVRVLTNGWQDEAPTWAPNGRIIQFFRTERNSGKTALYQVDLTGENLRRLATPVDASDPAWGPILP from the coding sequence GTGAAATATTGCCTGATCGCCGCCGCCGCCCTCTTCGCCGCGCCGCTGGCCGCGCAGAACCAGGATCTTGGCCAGCCCCTGCCCGAAGGCGGCGAGGTCGAGACAATCGACGAAAGCGAGGGCTTGTCGGGCTCCGTCAGCTTCGAGGGTAATCTCGACGATCTCGGCATCGCCATTCCCGGCTTTGCCACCGACCGCGATGTGGCGACCCCGGCAAACGCCTCGGGTACGGCCGCACTCGGCAAGGAGCTGGCGCGTGTCATCACGGCCGACCTGCGCAACAACGGGCTGTTCAAGCCGACCGGCCCCGATGCCCTGCCGCAGCCGAGCTTTGCCGACATCACCGCGCCAAGCTGGCCGACCTGGTCCAACCGCGGCGCGGAAATGCTCGTCCACGGCTATGTACGCGGGCGCGGCGACGGACGCCTGACCGTCGGCTGCTATCTCTACGACATGGCGCTGCAGAGCGAACTCATCCGCGAAGGCTGGGTGGTCCAGCCGGCGGACTGGCGCCGCGCAGCACATAAATGTGCCGACCTCATCTATTCGCGCCTGACCGGCGAAAGCCCGTTCTTCGACAGCCGCATCGCTTACATCGCCGAAACCGGCCCCAAGGATAACCGCACCAAGCGCCTGGCGATCATGGACAGCGACGGGGCGAACCACCGCTTTATCACCACCGGCCGCTCGACCGCGCTGACGCCGCGCTATTCGCCCGACTACCGCCAGCTGTCCTACCTCAGCTATGTCGACGGCAATCCGCGCATCTATGTCTACGACATCGGCACCGGCCGGCAGACGCTGGTGACGCAGAGCAGCAACCCGACCTTCGCGCCGCGCTGGAGCCCGGACGGGCGCTGGCTGCTCTATTCCATGGCGGTCAACGGCAATACGGACATCTACCGCGTCTCGGCGCGCGGCGGGGAAAGCGTGCGGCTTACCAACACGCCCGGCATTGACATCGGCGGGTCTTACTCGCCCGATGGCAGCCGCATCGTGTTCGAGAGCGACCGTTCGGGTTCGCAGCAGTGCTACGTGATGAATGCCGATGGCACTAACCAGCGCCGCATCAGCTTCTCGGGTGGCCGCTGCGCCACGCCCGAATGGAGCCCGCGCGGTGACCAGATCGCCTTCACCAACGCAAGCTCGTTCAACATCTCGGTGATGACGCCTTCGGGCGGCAGCGTGCGTGTGCTCACCAACGGCTGGCAGGACGAAGCGCCCACCTGGGCGCCCAATGGCCGCATCATCCAGTTCTTCCGCACCGAGCGGAACAGCGGCAAGACCGCGCTCTATCAGGTCGATCTAACAGGGGAGAATCTGCGCAGGCTGGCGACGCCTGTGGACGCATCGGACCCGGCATGGGGACCGATCCTGCCGTAA
- the pal gene encoding peptidoglycan-associated lipoprotein Pal has product MNTRIATGLMLASTIALAACQKKAPEELPPPPVETATPTPTPPAGPSVGTQAHFVNAVGQANTVVYFDTDRYNIDAEDSTKLQVQAQYFSQNPGVNFTIEGHADERGTRDYNLALGERRANAAKNYLVSIGIPANRIRTVSYGKERPVALGSNEAAWAQNRRAATVVIN; this is encoded by the coding sequence ATGAATACTCGTATTGCTACCGGCCTGATGCTCGCATCGACCATCGCGCTTGCCGCGTGCCAGAAGAAGGCGCCCGAAGAGCTTCCGCCGCCGCCGGTCGAAACCGCGACCCCGACCCCGACGCCGCCTGCCGGTCCTTCGGTGGGCACGCAGGCGCACTTCGTCAACGCTGTGGGTCAGGCCAACACGGTCGTCTATTTCGACACCGATCGCTACAATATCGATGCCGAGGATTCGACCAAGCTGCAGGTCCAGGCGCAGTATTTCAGCCAGAACCCGGGCGTGAATTTCACCATCGAAGGTCATGCCGACGAACGCGGCACGCGCGACTACAACCTTGCGCTGGGCGAGCGCCGGGCGAACGCGGCGAAGAACTATCTCGTCTCGATCGGCATTCCGGCCAACCGCATCCGCACCGTCAGCTACGGCAAGGAGCGCCCGGTGGCGCTGGGCTCGAACGAAGCGGCCTGGGCGCAGAACCGCCGCGCGGCCACAGTCGTCATCAACTGA
- a CDS encoding J domain-containing protein, producing MPRPTRSNDWGFPRWRGYGSSREASTVRLCDRHGCEEPGNCPAPKAPNSPERWIFCQKHAAEYNQKWDYFEGLDKAEKAARAKAEQSENAGYAEAQHYGWSGSGDGSRSADEMRALDVLELEADVDFATIKKAWREKAKTVHPDVKPGDKEAAAEFQKFQLAYEVLKAAEERREWKG from the coding sequence ATGCCTAGGCCCACACGATCCAACGACTGGGGTTTCCCGCGCTGGCGCGGCTACGGCTCCTCGCGCGAGGCGTCGACCGTGCGCCTGTGTGATCGGCATGGCTGCGAGGAACCGGGCAATTGCCCGGCGCCCAAGGCACCCAACAGCCCGGAACGCTGGATATTCTGCCAAAAGCACGCGGCCGAATACAACCAGAAGTGGGACTATTTCGAAGGCCTCGACAAGGCCGAGAAAGCAGCGCGCGCCAAGGCCGAGCAGAGCGAGAACGCGGGCTATGCCGAAGCGCAGCATTACGGCTGGAGTGGCAGCGGTGATGGATCGCGCAGCGCGGACGAGATGCGCGCGCTCGATGTCCTCGAGCTCGAAGCCGACGTCGATTTCGCCACGATCAAGAAGGCCTGGCGCGAGAAGGCGAAAACCGTCCACCCTGATGTGAAACCGGGCGACAAGGAAGCGGCCGCCGAATTCCAGAAATTCCAGCTCGCCTACGAGGTCCTCAAGGCGGCAGAGGAACGCCGCGAGTGGAAGGGTTGA
- a CDS encoding PilZ domain-containing protein — MSASHDQDRRGRDRVPTDIGLTCRVPARPTPTRILDVSHFGCRVDLPGFIAEPGASIVFEMPSGERMNGEVRWSDDVNAGVRFSHALRPATARSLGLEDNCDAVRTPVAASEPGRKSDGSLLRHWYRERSESRA; from the coding sequence ATGAGCGCTAGTCATGATCAGGATCGCCGCGGCAGGGACCGTGTACCGACCGACATCGGGCTGACATGCCGCGTGCCCGCGCGGCCAACGCCGACGCGCATCCTCGACGTTTCGCACTTTGGCTGCAGGGTCGATTTGCCGGGCTTCATCGCGGAACCCGGCGCAAGCATCGTTTTCGAGATGCCCAGCGGCGAGCGCATGAACGGCGAGGTCCGCTGGTCGGACGACGTGAACGCCGGCGTACGCTTTTCCCACGCCCTGCGTCCCGCAACAGCGCGCAGCCTCGGCCTTGAGGACAACTGCGATGCTGTGAGAACACCTGTCGCCGCGTCAGAGCCGGGCCGGAAGTCCGACGGCAGCCTTTTGCGGCACTGGTACCGCGAACGTTCGGAAAGCAGGGCCTAA
- a CDS encoding SDR family NAD(P)-dependent oxidoreductase has product MSDSKKVFLVIGAGAGIGGHAAKRFAEGGYHAVLARRSDAEGLERLVGEIRDSGGEASGKLLDASLPDSIEDLVDDIERGIGPIESVLYNLGAQIGNRPLTDTPLRTFELGWRLGCFGLFRLAQCLLPRMAERGSGSLLVTSATAAVRGNAGQHSHAAAMGGRRMLCQTLNAEYAPKGVHVAHIVVDGSVDAPDTLGKLLGDRFEAYKQAKGEEGVIDPGVLADTYWHLAHQPRNCWTHEIDVRPFTDTPWWNDNPPAAIDTKSR; this is encoded by the coding sequence ATGTCTGATAGCAAGAAAGTTTTCCTCGTAATCGGCGCAGGGGCGGGGATTGGCGGCCATGCAGCCAAGCGCTTCGCTGAAGGTGGGTACCACGCCGTTCTGGCGCGCCGTTCGGACGCGGAAGGCCTCGAGCGCCTTGTCGGCGAGATCCGCGATTCGGGCGGCGAGGCCTCCGGGAAGTTGCTCGATGCCTCGCTGCCCGATTCGATCGAGGACCTGGTCGATGACATCGAGCGCGGCATCGGACCGATCGAAAGCGTCCTCTACAATCTGGGCGCCCAGATCGGGAACCGCCCGCTGACCGACACCCCGCTGCGAACCTTCGAACTGGGCTGGCGACTGGGCTGCTTCGGTCTCTTTCGTCTGGCCCAATGCCTGTTGCCGCGTATGGCTGAGCGCGGGTCAGGCTCGCTGCTCGTGACCTCGGCAACCGCAGCCGTGCGCGGCAATGCGGGCCAGCACAGCCACGCCGCGGCCATGGGCGGCCGGCGCATGCTGTGCCAGACGCTCAATGCGGAATACGCGCCCAAGGGGGTCCACGTCGCACACATCGTTGTCGACGGGTCGGTTGATGCACCCGACACGCTCGGCAAGCTTCTGGGTGACCGGTTCGAGGCTTACAAGCAGGCCAAGGGTGAGGAAGGGGTCATCGATCCGGGCGTGCTGGCCGATACCTACTGGCACCTGGCCCATCAGCCGAGGAACTGCTGGACCCACGAAATCGACGTGCGGCCCTTTACCGATACGCCTTGGTGGAACGACAATCCGCCCGCGGCCATCGACACCAAGTCGCGCTAG
- a CDS encoding PilZ domain-containing protein: MDGSQNDDRRARKRVATDRELTCRIPARPARVKLLDVSATGCRLKVVGMRVEPGATVHIDLPDGRSVAGTAVWYESARIGVRFESELDEAQAVALGLLSESSVPTDAHVEPIAPQPRTAHWLRRSRSAA, translated from the coding sequence ATGGATGGGTCGCAAAACGATGACCGTCGTGCGCGCAAGCGTGTCGCGACGGACAGGGAACTCACGTGCAGAATTCCGGCAAGGCCGGCGCGGGTCAAGTTGCTCGATGTTTCGGCAACGGGCTGCCGGCTGAAGGTCGTCGGCATGCGGGTCGAGCCGGGGGCTACGGTCCACATCGACTTGCCCGACGGTCGCAGTGTTGCCGGAACGGCCGTGTGGTACGAATCCGCCCGGATCGGTGTGCGGTTCGAAAGCGAACTCGACGAGGCCCAAGCGGTCGCGCTCGGCCTGCTTAGTGAATCCAGCGTTCCGACGGATGCGCATGTCGAACCCATTGCCCCTCAGCCTCGTACGGCGCATTGGCTGAGGCGATCCCGGAGCGCGGCCTGA